In Zingiber officinale cultivar Zhangliang chromosome 3B, Zo_v1.1, whole genome shotgun sequence, a single window of DNA contains:
- the LOC122055884 gene encoding probable receptor-like protein kinase At5g18500, translating to MSSLGEHLNNKTFLLGLKLWVVIGIAVGVSMLAVLLILVICLNARSQKRLRTSINLPVSQIPAVSKEIKEVRVQQTPTNDFVLHDGVLTHHDKSNEKESNRVIAHLGMGTSRHVDENSHSGSSHCMDKDGSCHSGDEGCSGIVTTRRQSYPMTAPSPLTGLPEFSYLGWGHWFTLRDLEIATNRFSKDNILGEGGYGVVYRGQLINGTPVAVKKLLNNLGQAEKEFRVEVEAIGHVRHKNLVRLLGYCVEGTQRMLVYEYVNNGNLEQWLHGALRQKGSLTWEARIKILLGTAKALAYLHEAIEPKVVHRDIKSSNILIDDEFNAKVSDFGLAKLLGAGKSHITTRVMGTFGYVAPEYANSGLLNEKSDVYSFGVVLLEAITGRDPVDYGRPTNEVNLVDWLKMMVGSRRSEEVVDQNIGARPSTRALKRALLAALRCVDPDSEKRPKMGQVVRMLDNDEPIPREERRHRRNRAGGTEIDSQRDSSDTDKSDNPDTIYSSRKSKPASSK from the exons ATGTCATCTCTGGGGGAACATTTgaataataaaacttttcttttgggCCTTAAGCTATGGGTTGTAATTGGAATAGCAGTCGGGGTGTCTATGTTGGCTGTTCTTTTGATCTTAGTCATATGTCTTAATGCAAGGAGTCAGAAGAGGTTGAGGACTTCTATCAATCTCCCGGTTAGCCAGATACCAGCAGTCTCAAAGGAAATTAAAGAAGTGAGAGTACAACAAACACCAACTAATGATTTTGTCTTACATGATGGGGTTCTTACGCATCATGACAAATCAAACGAAAAGGAGTCAAATAGGGTTATTGCCCATTTGGGCATGGGAACATCAAGGCATGTGGATGAAAACAGTCACTCAGGTTCATCTCATTGCATGGATAAAGATGGTAGTTGCCATTCTGGAGATGAAGGATGTTCCGGAATAGTCACCACACGGAGGCAATCTTACCCTATGACTGCTCCATCACCTTTGACCGGCCTCCCAGAGTTCTCTTACCTCGGCTGGGGTCACTGGTTTACCTTAAGGGATTTGGAAATTGCAACCAATCGCTTTTCAAAGGATAACATACTTGGGGAGGGTGGTTATGGTGTTGTTTATCGAGGACAACTCATCAATGGTACTCCTGTGGCTGTTAAAAAGCTTCTTAATAATCT AGGTCAAGCAGAGAAGGAATTCAGAGTGGAAGTGGAAGCCATTGGTCATGTACGCCACAAGAATTTAGTGCGATTACTTGGATATTGTGTGGAGGGTACCCAAAG GATGCTAGTGTATGAATATGTCAATAATGGAAATTTAGAACAGTGGCTCCATGGGGCTTTGCGTCAGAAGGGTTCTCTCACTTGGGAGGCTCGCATAAAGATTCTTTTGGGCACTGCCAAAGC CCTTGCATATTTGCATGAAGCGATCGAACCAAAGGTGGTGCATCGTGACATAAAATCCAGTAACATATTGATTGATGATGAGTTTAATGCAAAAGTGTCTGATTTCGGTTTAGCCAAGCTGTTGGGAGCTGGTAAAAGTCATATAACTACAAGAGTTATGGGAACCTTTGG TTATGTGGCTCCTGAATATGCTAATTCCGGGCTTTTAAATGAAAAGAGTGACGTATACAGTTTTGGTGTTGTTCTTCTAGAAGCAATTACAGGGAGAGATCCTGTTGATTATGGGCGCCCCACCAATGAG GTAAATCTTGTTGATTGGCTGAAAATGATGGTAGGGAGTAGGCGGTCAGAAGAAGTTGTGGACCAGAACATAGGCGCAAGACCATCAACAAGGGCACTTAAACGGGCTCTTTTGGCAGCTTTACGGTGTGTTGATCCTGATTCAGAGAAGAGGCCAAAGATGGGTCAAGTTGTCCGGATGCTAGACAACGATGAGCCAATTCCACGAGAG